Below is a window of Panthera leo isolate Ple1 chromosome B4, P.leo_Ple1_pat1.1, whole genome shotgun sequence DNA.
ctctctctaaaataaaaaaataaaacattaaaaaaagaaaaaagaaagctaatgCATTCTCATAAAAAGAATTCCTTAATCTCAGGTTTTGGTAGCTTTTTATTTAGCCATCTGAACTTCTTAAATATTGAGGCAAATATTAATAAGGTATTTTTCTAAATTGCTAGGGGAGTCTGATAAACTATATCAGACTAATGAAAATTAGAGATATTTTCCAGAATGCTACACATCATGATCATCAGGATGATTAATAGCAGTTCTACTGTTGTTGGACTAATGACTGGTTTGGAAAATTTTCTGAAAGTTCATAGTCCCTATAAGTATTATAGTTTCTTATTTCCCTGGAGACAAAGCAATTAACTCATGCTCTAATGGAACCCTAAGATAAATATCTTGCTAATACATGTTCATGGCATAAAAGTGCTTTTAAGAAAACAGGTGTatcttcacttaatttttttaaagcacctaaattaaattatatagtgCCCAGTGTtacttattcttttcaaaaaacaccaaaactagtgcaatatctttaaaatgttacttcAATTACTAAATGTATATTAGGcttattgatttttctaattataagatAAGTAATATGGACATAAAGTAGAAATTAAGATATACAGACCTTAAACGGGCCAGTAAACATTGTTATTGATACGTGaaaatcttctttttaaagtaaaaatactcATATTAACAGAAATAACCAGATATTTCAatatgaagggaagaaaaatgtttgttttgaccTACAGAAAAAACTAAAGTCTCAAAAACTATGGCttttcatatgtatgtgtatgtgtgtgttatgtaCACCATCATGCCAATAGAGAGATTTTAATCTTATTCAATTGACAACATTTATAATAGTTGGCAAAATTTCtcagagtgtatatatatacatatatatatgtatatatacatacatacaatctGATAGTGGGTAAGGACAGATCATAAATGTAATCTTTAAGGCTCTTTTCACTGTAAAGTCAGAATACAGATGTCTaggaaaaagtttaaatatcTCATCACCAATGTGAGGGTGtatcaaaacataaaatttattgtgCCTGTAAAAATAGacattgttaataaaaatatttttatttttcccactaatagaaataataattatcctaataaaaatacaaagtgtaaagaaaataaaaattacagcacCCAGAGATAAGCACTTTAAACATTTCACTGAACATACCCTCATATGCAAACATGCACACAGATGATCTTACATAAATTGGACCACAATTTATGTAGTTTGAAATGTTTGCTTtgctctttttaagaaaaaaaatcttttcatgtcaAATAGGGAACTGCATAATGATTTTTATGACTGCAGAGTATTCTAGCATAGAATgctccataatttatttaactaaacCCTTATTGTAAGATATTAATCttgtttataatctttttttgCAACAATAAACCTTGATAAACACCCTGTACTAACCTATTTACCAACTTGTCTGATTCTCTCTTTGAAGTAAATTGTCTACAATTACTTCTAATTGGCTACAAAACTGGATAAGAGAAcgtgtatattttatgtataacaGAAACTTTACCTAAACCTTTTTGAAAGCAATTTGCCAATATGTATTAAGATCCATAGATGGGGGAGGGAGATCCCTGGGGAAGGGAAGTGTGCTGAGCTGTGGCATGCAGGGTGGGGTACTGAGCACAGGTGGGGTGAGGTGGAGAGGACAGTGTCCTTTCTCTGAGGGAGGGGCTGTTGGGCGACAGAGACAAAGGAGTGTAGGGTAAGCACAGGTCACAATGGGCAGGAGAGGACATAAGGGGTCCTTCAGGGTGGTTTAGGCCTAGGTGGAGGCTTAGGTTTGGGAGGAGAGGAGCAGTACGAATACAATTGGCGGTGAGTTGTGGAATCCAAAAGAGCAAAGGTTATTGTGAACCAGTGTGTCAGGCTCAAGAGgaggcccctccccactccaagtGAATACCAACATCTGCATGCCTCAACATCTGTGCACTCTGACATCTACTGGAACCCCAACATCTACGTGCCTTGGCATCTGCAAACCCTGACATCTACTGGGGCCTGCATCTCTTGCTTCTCCACATCTGCACACTGTAGCATCTACTGGGGCCTAACCTCTGTGGGCCTCCACATCTGTGCACCCTGACATCGACTGGGGTCCCAACATCTGTGCACCTTGACATCTATTGGAGCCCTGACCTCTACTCCTCAACATCCGCATATGGTAACATCTACTGGGGCCCTGGCATCTGTGCACCCCAACATCTCCATTCTCTAGGCAGAGCGCACTATGGTGCAGATACAATAGTCTCTAGCACTGAGCAATTGGTAATTAGCACCCCCACCCTGTTCTCAGTTGCTCAGAGACAAAAAAGCCTGCAGAAGACAACTGCTAGCCCACTTGCTAGAGAAATCAGGGAAAGAGGACACCCTGCAAAGTGTGGTAAGGTGTGGAGGACCCCTAGGAGCTGTCGTGGCAAAAAATAGCCATGAACAGCCAATTTAAGTTACCACATTACACAGCCCAAAGCAGCCCTGCGATGGGTATGTTTAATACCTCCATGGGGAAACTGCAGCAACAACTGTACAAGGGGGAGTATAGTATATTCAAGTATGCACCAATGTTTGAGAGTGACTTTATACAGGTCAGCAAAAAAGGAGAAGTGATTGATGTGCACAACCGTGCCCGAATGGTAACTGTGGGCATCGTTCGCACCAGCCCCCACCTCACACTACCTGATGTCATGCTGCTGGCCCGACCAGCTGCTATGTGTGATGACTATAACAGATATGGCCCTGCCACCCCGGAAACACGTTACAAGCCTACACAGATCTTAGAGCTAACCAGGCTGCTTCCCTTGAAGTTTGTAACGATATCCATCCATAATGGTAAAAAGCAACAGCTCCACCTGAAGCTTGCCACTGGCCGCTCTTTTTACCTTCAGCTGTGTCCCCCTTCCAACACAAGAGATCTTTTTGTCCACTGGGAAAACCTCGTTTACATTCTGAGACCACCAGTAGAGGCTTACAGTGGTTCCCAGGCCATCCCAGTTGGGAACACACTGGACATAACTGGGTTTGAAGAGAAGAACAAGAGCCCAGGGGTAAGTCTGCGCAAAGACTCTAAAAAATGGGGGCAGAGTGCTGAAGGAGAAGAGCTGAAAGTCCTGCAGAGCCATTGGTACTGAGGCTTACCTAGAAAATGCATTGCATGTAGATGGTTCAGGGCCACAAGAACCTCCATTTGTAGGCCATGTCACATTGGGGAGTGCTCCAGAGTGTTCCCCAAGGCTGTATTTCAGAGCTTCCTTAGCTTCCTTAACTCTTAATTTCATATCCAATACTGTGTCGCCAGTGTGGCATCCTGACCATCTATTCTTGAACATACACTGCTACATCCAGGTAGGCTGATATGTTGTGGGATGTAATGCCTCTACCGCCATGTACTGATTTTGCATATGTCAGTGGCAGAGggatgtgtttgtgtgcatgtttaGTAGCTATCAGAATATTAAAGTGCATACCACTTGGCCAGCAGAATTACTAACATAAGGGTATAAAAAGTAGTCTATGAGGAtattcactggtgaattataaCAGTGCTCTCACTGGCACTGGAATTGTATGAGCAAAACTGGAATGATCATCATGGTCATTGTAGAGATACTAAAGAGGGGAATTCCTGCAACAAATGGGAGATTGGATTGAGACCTCAAAATTCTTATCATAAGCCCTTGTTGTTTAGCTAgaggaataaaagaaacagaCCTTTCTGCCCTcactttctttatttcacttgtttGTCTTCCCCCACAGGCAAATGTCATTCATGTCTATGGAAGGGATCAAGATCAAGTTGGCATCAAGAGTCTTCACATGAACCCTACAGTGTTTGGGACCACCTATCATGGTTATGCTGGGGAGGAATGAATTCATCAAGCCTCCCACACATACTGCATTCAAGAGTTCACATATTTCTGCAGTCACAAAGCCTATAGCATTTGATAAAAGGGCAGGGATGGTGACAGGAGCAGCCTTTACAGATCCAGGAGGAAGCACAGCTAGAATAGCCACAATGGGTGCATTCAACATGTCTTAATACTATTGTTAGCAAGGGCTGCAAGCCTTTCTTGTCTTGAGAGGGTACTTCCAGCACATCAGTAGGAGATACTGGCTTCTTCCCAGAGGGCAGAATAAATATGGTGATTCCAAGAACAGAAACTACTGGCAAGCCCATTGCAAAGGCAGCTAACAGCTCAGTATTGGGACCCTTTATTACAGTCTTGCAGAGTGAAGGCTACATGAGTGAACAGGATGGAAGTCAGAGACCTCCACTCAGCAGGATTGACTCTTTCGGAAATAGCCTCAAAGTCCTATACTGCACGTGGTGCAGAGATGGACACCTCATCCAACACTGTGGAGGAAAGAAATATCACCCACCCTAACACAATTCGACTCAGATTCTATGCTCTAATGACATATGCTCTGTTAATAGGGAAAggtagtaataaaaacaaatggcaaTTTATtatcaggctctgaactatctTTAACTTCCTCTTAACTTGATATTTGTGATTACATGCAGATGacagaataaaatgtttaagattaCTCTCAGAGACCCTCCTCCATTTATCATCAATATGTATTCAccaaaaaaagtctaaaatttaCTAAATACATAACcaggaacaaaagcaaatgatagtgatgatgatgatgatgatgatgatgatgatgacgatgatgatgatgatgatattattGTCAGGCATGTTGAAAACTAATTATACTTTACAGAAAGAACTTCATTTCCTCAGTCTCTTTATTCTTGTTCTTTGCCcaacttaaatattatttaactgCTTTGAAATTATACTAAAGTATCCAATATAttctatgtctttattttaattccttgatgttatttaaaattctaaatttcttgaaatttttacAAGAAGCAAttccttttaaattctaaaacttAGAATTCTAAATAACATCTAGTCACAATGGAAGGATAAAATGCCGtattaaaactagaaaaacagaaaaatgagctGAATAAAAGCTCAATTTAAAATCTAGACAAAAACTGGAGATTAGATAATCTTAGAAGTGTAAGATCTACAGGATCAGCCAATGTTCTAATTTTTGCAAGTAAAAAATCTATTTAAGACTCTAAAAGTAATACATCACATAGTTTTAATTAAGTCTGTATTTCCATAATCCTCATGTTTCTGAAGCTTAGCACCATGCTTTGAATGAAGAAGATATTTGACACATATGTGCTGGATTCAATTAAATTAAGGgttataaatgtgaaataaatatatattattcgAATCCAAAAGTCTGGGTATATGGAAATTTGCATAGCAGCATACTAATTCCACTGATCCCAAAGGCTCCTACACCAAACTGTAAGGTAATGGTTTTCCATGAGGCCTTAAAAATCACTAAGCCAAGCACTGTGCATATGAGGCCTCATTTTTTGATGACCCCTcactatatttaaataatttaaatgatttttaaatcatttattatttaataaaatcacaaatatttaaatatttaaatgattttaatgaccccccccacacacacacacacaatatttcaGGTCTGAAAAAAAacagcttcaaaataaaatcctgtTATTCATGAAATTtatgaagatttttaattttgaagctGGCCTGGAAAATCCTGAGTTCAAAGCTATTGCAAGTTGTAGGATAAATTTACATTTGATATGTCTCCAATGTCACgagaaatgtattaaattttatcGTAAATACATAACATATGTTAAAGGAGAGTCCACCAACAAAGTGAAAACATTAGAAGCCCAGATGAGAATATTAGTAAAAGAATTCTACTTTTGATTCATtatattaaatacagtaaaaaaaaagatactacatTTCAAGTAAATTTATAGATGTGATGCAGTAACAAAATACCAATAAggatacttttataaaatataaatttttaacagCAGACAATCATGTCAGCTAAATAATGCAATCAAGATTTCTCCTGCCATgcattatatgtaaaaatatcaaaactgagtcatgtggttttaaaaataggacAACAGAAATAAGAGATTTCAGAAGAACACCCAAGCCAAACACGATGCGATATAATGAGAGGAATGAGAGTTATCTCCAGATAAGgtgaattaaacaaaaaaataagactaaGAAGTTTAATGAACTTGATAGTTTGAAAAAGTACACAgaatacactcacacacacaatgtaaGGGGGGAAAAGCCACAGCCTGGGAAACCATTGTGTAGTAAATGTAACTACTAAATATTATTTGCCAGTCTTCACAGGAAAATGGCCAAATAAAAGTatccagtaataaaaaaattgtaaaccaAAATCAAGTTACTACCAACCCTACTACCAAgcctaataaaatgaaaaaaataaatgtttaggaaGGTGGTAGAGAAGGAAATTCTAGTCATATATTATTGATGGCTTAGAGCcctaatactttattttatgaaacagaaaaaaaaagagataaaggcaTTCAATTTACTGGTAAACGTTAAGCAGATAAggttatattaataaaataaaaccaatgtttcttgctgttctttctcctATATCTTTATAGATATGATCTTTAAGTGAGGAAATGAAAGCATTGAACATGCACATTGTTCATTGTTTTACTAATTATTAATACTGACAATATGTCAGGGACTATGGCCTTAGAAACAGATATTAAGCAATACATAGTCTCTACCATTATGGAACTCATAGTCCAGTATATATTGATAACAATTCTGATTCAGATTGGATTAGGATACTGTCTTAAAGTCCTATAAATAGTTCGTGTTAAGATGAAGAGATTCTTTAAGTACTATATGCTGATTTGATTATCTCCATAATAAATTCATATGGGACTTGAGTGGCTATGATCAATTTGTGACATAAGAcatgaaaaatatgattttttttcttggacacaATTGCTTCTACTTATTGCAAAATAGAATatagtatttttgaaatttaacacTATCTTGGACAATTACTGTGAATTATTTCTGTCCTATGTCCTAGACTGTTTTTCCACCTATGCACTAAGTAGTTACACATACATACCTTTACCATTACACTGTCTTTTGTATTAAGTGTTTTTTCGTATTTTCATTGTGGCTTTAAATTTCCTAACTCTGgttaattttacttaattctcaAATTCCTCCAAAGACTTGTGGTACAAAACATAAATAGGAATTTGAAGGTGatacaatagaataaaattgaCTTAATGAATCATGAGATGATTTCAAAGTTATAGTCAATGTTTTTAGTGTTCTGGTATCATTTTGGATTGTACTACATAATCTTCAGTGGTAAACATTATTCTACAATGTTTCATtgtgctaaaaaattaaaaaccactgacAATGCTTTTAAAGAGCCCCAATATGTTTccttgtaaataatttttattattttaataaaacttataatttgaaaatagcaTTCCTTAAAATGAGCTATTTCTAGATCATAAATATGAAAACCCTCACAAACAACTCAATTTTTCTGGAAGTAGCATCATGatcaaaataaaaccaccacataaaatgatgtaaaatatgtatttgcatatgCATACATGTACAGCAAGTTAGATAAACATCTTACTGACCTTTAAACGAAGAAAAATTACAGGGTGAATAAGAGAGTAATTGGatttccaggaagagagaaaagatttcCCTAAAAACATAAACTATTTTGGTGTTTTATTATATCTTAAGAAAAGCAAACTGTTACCTGTGCAAGAATTGGGAAGCCAAGGTTCCTACATCCATTACAAGGAGTTAATGCTTCCCAGAGTCCTGAGGGCCCACAAGtgttttcatcatcatcatcttcttccaCTTCTCCTGGTGACAGATTTATTGTAGATGAAGTCCTCtgaaattaaatgtatattataccAATATATTATATCAATGTTATTTAGATATCTTAATAtcaattaaattacattaatttcttATAGTGTATGTTAGCAAGCAAAATCAGTTTAATATTCACCATAGTTACGTGGCTATGCCATGTGACTAAGCAAAAACCATGCATAATTCAacctgaatgtttaaaaaaattgaaagtgaaaaaaaacgGATGAAAAAGGATAGGATACAAAAGGTTCATAATGAAGAACAGGACATGAAAATGACCCAAGAAAATATCTCAATAgcaacaaatgagaaaaatcttaTGATTTCTAAATGCAATCAGATAAGTAGCAGGAAGATACATTACTGAAACAGGAATTGCTAAAAAGCCCATTTTTTCCACAAtgtcttattttcaaaaaaatgaacttcataaaattttatattatacgTGTAATAagggtaatattttttaaattaatagtggGATTTCCATGTTGAACCTGCATATTTACTTTTGCTATTTCCCAAATCCcattaaaatgacagaaaagggCTTGTAAAAAATGGTCTAAAGCATAAGAACAAGGACAACAGGAAAAAGATTAGAAGAGCAAtaacaagaaaattttaagagaatgatAAAGAAATGGGTAGGTATTACCTGATTTAGCAAacttgagaaaactgaaaacaaaatgttggCGAGGAGGAATAAGTAGCATGTCTAGGTATGACTTGACACCATTAAAAGGGCTTAAGAATTCTATATTTGAAAGAGACGCTTAGACCCATCTTCTAAAACGGCCAAGAAACTAAACCTTCACCACTAACAAGAAATTGGAGGTTTATTTTCTGGTGAGATTGAAGCAACGGATTATGAATTCTAACAATCCATGCACAGTGAACAGAGGGGTgtctgtaaaaacaaataaattaactgaATATCTAGTAGCTGTAGACTCCCAACCTACCCCAGGGTCTGCCTACATTTGCCTTAAAGAACATGGCAGCTAGGTTTATATCCCCCAAGTAGGTAGGAGATGAGAATGTACTCCCCTCTGTAGAAATTGACCTCCCAAGAAAAAAAGATCTATAGGTACCTAGTAAAATGATAGGGGTCTATGCCTTAAATCCTACTATGAAGcccatctctcaaaaaaactACACTCATATAaacagtttctaattttttaggtAAATATGAACAAGAATCCAAGCACCATCACACATTTGAAGGAAGCCTTTAATAGAgaccaaaataaatatacagaaaaaattaaaaaatagtattcacAAAGAAGTAGAAGATCTTTGCATCCATCAAATAAGAACAATGCTACAAaactaataaacacataaaacccaatagaagagatggaaaataaggCTGCAGAAACTCCCTAGAAGATAGAACAAAagatgaggagaaaataaaagttaagaaaactaCGGGATCAAACCAAAAGGTCCATGTAGATAATGGgaggaaattatcaaagaaacaaTGCAAGGAATTTTGCCAGAACTGATGAAAATTCCATATTCAAAGAGCCTGGTGAATGCTCAGCaaactgaattaaagaaaaaaaaaggtaaaagtctTCAGAAAGTTGGATACAACACTGATATATCATGATTATTGAAGTTAGTCAAGATActgtatatattaaattataaatggcCCACTTGCCCCTCAAAAAGTTGTTCCtttaagcaataaaatatatgactttaaaatataagattttgtttttctacattCACATCTTAAATTTTCCTTCATCAATTTTCAGTAACTGAGAAATCATAAACTTAAAAAGCCCCTTAAGCAGTTACAATTTATAaggtaacaataataataacagctataatctattgaacatttactatgtgacATTATAAGATCATATTATTCACacaaactaaggcacagagaggtcaagtaaaaCCAAGATCACAGAACTGTTAGTGGCAGAATAGGATTCTAATCCAGACTACCTGACTCTAGagctgaccgcccccccccccccaccactatGTTACGTGGCTTCTCATTCAGCACAATGTTGCTGTAAAAAGCAACATAGTGAATAACTGAGCTGATGCAACTGCAGTTTAAATTTCAAAAGTATATTTGTTAGTATATTTCTGCTACATAAGGATATGCCTGAAAGCAATTTGCTATCTGTGACAACCAAACTTTCTGTAATTTGATACATAGTAGCCCATActttcataaaaatacatttctcaaatcagtaataaaagaTGATTATCACAGGGATTTTTCATCCTACAGATACCCTGGTGAGAAAATCCTGGGGCATCTAAAACTTTATTGTAGCAAGATCAATGTCTGATCATGTCCGATCAATGTTGTGTACAAACCAGAATAAAATAACCAATAGGCATCTCATTCACCAACTCAGGATcagttgttggtttgtttggcCATCAATGTTGACATGGCATGGCACTATAAATCATTACATACATGGCAAGAATTATTATCATTTCACAGATTAATCAgttcttctctatttttgttaATGGTGCTATAATTATTTGATCTAATCTTACTGAGAACTTCCTCTACCCCAGAGAAaaattctctttttgtctcttccCTACTCATACATCTCCAATTATTTCCCACTGTGCAGTAAACAATATCCAAATTCCTCAAGGTTATAGGGTCAAACTATTTTTCAACACTTTTATTTACTCTACTGTACTCACCCAGACCCCAACCAAGTGGAACTGCTTATCCTTCCTTAATCATGCTCAATACATTTATTCATGCCTTCCATCTTATGTCTCCAGGAAGCATATTGTACTGGTTAAAAATATAGGCTCTAAAATTAGTTCTGAATTTTTGACTTGCCTACTTATTAGCCTACTTATTAGGGTGATTTTCATCAGATATGACCACTGTCAGCCCCACGTGCCTTATCTGcacaatggaaaataatatggcagGACTCctctcagatttttttcctgataattaaat
It encodes the following:
- the FAM71C gene encoding protein FAM71C, yielding MNSQFKLPHYTAQSSPAMGMFNTSMGKLQQQLYKGEYSIFKYAPMFESDFIQVSKKGEVIDVHNRARMVTVGIVRTSPHLTLPDVMLLARPAAMCDDYNRYGPATPETRYKPTQILELTRLLPLKFVTISIHNGKKQQLHLKLATGRSFYLQLCPPSNTRDLFVHWENLVYILRPPVEAYSGSQAIPVGNTLDITGFEEKNKSPGANVIHVYGRDQDQVGIKSLHMNPTVFGTTYHGYAGEE